A genomic segment from Amphiura filiformis chromosome 10, Afil_fr2py, whole genome shotgun sequence encodes:
- the LOC140162127 gene encoding uncharacterized protein, which produces MSLQEKHNLPVEQFPLGTTSGLPPINGVIPVRSLKPRWSSQWKQNGAEDSCHKNGYNAGNNWGPSRLYYRRASLPNSSSLELYASKLQARCDVNDLSGVTNKRSSLPNSEEVTTSSLRLTNRRPSLPNSASLELFAGRNTARGQVNSEDITSSVRLTNRRQSLPNSTSLELFAGRYTPRGEVNKLKNNISAKSCEHISDSDDQSSLFKSCRSHGRRLSSDITIKTCSSEENGHEDMSVSSNDRRQSPRRKARTGTPIPSNGIDTNKAPAVVLVPKPPGNTISHKKSHKSNALLPNGLRLPNTMAAKNAQQDKTGTKSNSPRDRDNTESTYDSESRSSPQSQNALNNTNKGFQAKQGNVIFEEVENLNASQVGRILKWVEEVNDAKYGPS; this is translated from the coding sequence ATGTCATTGCAAGAGAAACATAATTTACCTGTAGAACAATTCCCTTTGGGTACGACTTCAGGATTGCCTCCGATCAATGGCGTAATTCCAGTTCGGAGCCTTAAGCCAAGATGGTCCTCTCAATGGAAACAAAATGGCGCCGAAGATTCATGTCATAAAAACGGATATAATGCAGGAAATAATTGGGGGCCATCACGATTATATTACAGACGTGCAAGTCTGCCGAATTCCTCGAGTTTGGAACTTTACGCAAGTAAACTTCAAGCGCGTTGTGACGTCAATGATTTGAGTGGTGTCACTAATAAGAGATCAAGTCTACCGAATTCGGAAGAGGTAACCACTAGTTCTTTAAGATTGACTAACAGACGGccaagccttccaaattcggcatcCTTGGAGTTATTTGCAGGTAGAAACACAGCACGGGGTCAAGTCAATTCGGAAGATATAACCAGTTCTGTAAGATTGACTAACAGGAGACaaagccttccgaattcgacatCCTTGGAGTTATTTGCCGGTAGATACACACCACGGGGCGAAGTAAACAAACTGAAAAATAATATATCCGCAAAGTCTTGCGAACACATTAGCGATTCCGATGACCAGTCCTCTCTGTTTAAATCTTGTCGCAGCCACGGTAGAAGATTATCCTCAGATATTACGATAAAAACATGTAGTTCTGAAGAGAATGGACATGAGGATATGTCGGTTTCTAGTAACGATCGTCGACAAAGTCCACGAAGGAAGGCCAGGACTGGAACTCCTATTCCTTCCAATGGGATTGATACTAACAAAGCTCCTGCAGTTGTTCTGGTTCCAAAACCACCTGGCAATACAATATCACACAAGAAATCGCACAAGAGTAACGCATTGCTTCCAAATGGTCTACGCCTTCCGAATACAATGGCGGCAAAGAACGCACAACAGGACAAAACAGGAACTAAATCAAATTCTCCTAGAGACAGAGATAATACAGAATCAACCTATGATAGTGAATCGCGGTCGTCTCCACAGTCTCAAAACGCGCTGAATAACACGAATAAGGGTTTTCAAGCAAAACAGGGCAATGTGATATTTGAAGAAGTTGAAAATTTGAACGCATCGCAGGTTGGAAGGATTCTTAAATGGGTGGAAGAAGTAAATGATGCTAAATATGGACCTAGCTAA